The following are encoded in a window of Oncorhynchus mykiss isolate Arlee chromosome 31, USDA_OmykA_1.1, whole genome shotgun sequence genomic DNA:
- the LOC110504598 gene encoding stanniocalcin-2 gives MLFKFAIVLLVLSLLEQVVGLDNIDVHDNPSEKPASQKGRMSLQNTAEIQHCLVSAGDVGCGVFECFENNSCEIRGLQEICLTFLHNAGKFDSQGKSFIKDALKCMAHGLRHKFSCISRKCLAIKEMVFQLQRECYLRHNLCSAAKQNVAVMVEMIHFQDLFPKGPYVELVNILLSCGEEVKEALTRSVRLQCEQNWGALCDSLSVCSSLTPPPGQAPASPDHRRHRSPHSEPDHPRPPRQGDKDKPSKGGFNAHPRSRSQGPRRQSPEAGVAAEQEGSEATDIRR, from the exons ATGTTGTTTAAATTTGCAATAGTGCTGCTGGTTTTGTCACTTTTGGAGCAAGTGGTGGGATTGGATAATATCGATGTTCATGACAACCCGTCAGAGAAACCGGCAAGCCAGAAAGGACGGATGTCTCTGCAGAACACAG ctGAGATCCAGCACTGTCTGGTGAGTGCAGGAGATGTGGGCTGCGGTGTGTTTGAGTGTTTTGAGAACAACTCCTGTGAGATCAGAGGCCTGCAGGAGATCTGTCTGACCTTCCTACACAACGCCGGAAAGTTTGATTCCCAG ggtaagTCGTTCATCAAGGATGCTCTGAAGTGCATGGCCCACGGCTTGAGACACAAGTTCAGCTGCATCAGCAGGAAGTGCCTGGCCATTAAAGAGATGGTGTTCCAGCTGCAGAGAGAGTGTTACCTCAGACACAACCTGTGTTCTGCAGCCAAGCAGAACGTTGCTGTCATGGTGGAGATGATCCACTTCCAGGACCTTTTCCCTAAAGG GCCGTATGTGGAGCTGGTCAACATCCTACTGAGCTGTGGGGAAGAGGTGAAGGAGGCCTTAACCAGGAGCGTCCGGCTGCAGTGTGAGCAGAACTGGGGGGCTCTCTGTGACAGCCTGAGTGTCTGCTCTTCCCTCACCCCCCCTCCTGGTCAGGCCCCCGCCTCCCCCGACCACCGCCGCCACAGGTCCCCCCACTCCGAGCCAGACCACCCCAGACCCCCCCGACAGGGGGACAAGGACAAGCCCAGTAAAGGCGGCTTCAACGCCCACCCCCGCAGCCGCAGCCAGGGTCCCCGTCGACAGAGCCCCG